One Chaetodon trifascialis isolate fChaTrf1 chromosome 13, fChaTrf1.hap1, whole genome shotgun sequence DNA segment encodes these proteins:
- the oga gene encoding protein O-GlcNAcase isoform X2, protein MVQKEKTLETPPVDGEQSPSPVSGEACAEAPGPVEESGIAVEPTGHRKFISGVVEGFYGRPWTMEQRKELFRRQQKWGLNTYLYAPKDDYKHRMFWRELYSVEEAEQLMTLIAAAKEHGIEFIYAISPGLDITFSNQKEVSALKRKLDQVTHFGCKSFALLFDDIDHNMCPADKEVFSSFAHAQVSITNEIYQYLGEPETFLFCPTEYCGTFCYPNVPQSPYLHTVGEKLLPGIDVLWTGPKVVSKDITVESIEEVSKILRRAPVIWDNIHANDYDQKRLFLGPYKGRSTELIPRLKGVLTNPNCEFESNFIAIHTLATWYKSNMNGVRKDVVMTDGEDSTVSIQIKLENEGSDEELETDMLYSPQLALKLALSEWLGEFCVPHQYNSRQVPQSGAKSTAIDVSSMAAPSLCSSTTVTTVFQQPIMSPSMPPLCLDPLSHPLAKIPQEEEEVEVEKKDSDEEPMDMVVEKMVDEPEAEAEADPEEKHIGPILADKLAEDLKPMDTDKESLAESKSPEESIQEDSGSDIAPMQTDDQLKQDVFVPGPNEKPLFTAEPLTLEDLSLLAELFYLPYEHGNKAVQMLKEFNWLRANSSVVSVNCKRKETDKVAEWQSRAEKFEEMCTSVIQMFTRLSNSANRTILYDLYPYIWDIKSIISMVKSFVQWLGCRSQSSAQFLRGDQEPWAFRGGLAGEFQRLLPIDGANDLFYQPPPSMPTSKLYSIRPYFPKDEAAVYKICKEMYCEGLEDVPFSDEDPDLIGDRLVGGLLTLSSEYGFVLEDDEGICGYALGTVDVKPFIKKCKLNWIPFMQEKYNKPDCEKDLTEAEKMMLSFHEEEEGLPDSFLSNFPSLIKVDIHAKVTDPSVAKSMMGCLLSSLKANGSLGAFCKVRQTDKRMLDFYSKLGCFEVAKMEGFPKDVIIMGRSL, encoded by the exons GCTTCTATGGTCGACCATGGACAATGGAGCAGAGGAAAGAGTTGTTCAGAAG GCAGCAGAAATGGGGACTGAATACATACCTTTATGCACCCAAAGATGACTACAAGCACAGAATGTTCTGGAGAGAGCTGTACTCAGTGGAAGAAGCAG AACAACTCATGACTTTGATTGCTGCTGCTAAGGAGCATGGGATAGAGTTCATCTATGCCATTTCCCCTGGACTGGACATTACCTTCTCCAATCAGAAAGAGGTTTCTGCACTCAAGAGAAAACTCGATCAG GTTACTCACTTTGGCTGCAAGTCATTTGCCTTACTTTTTGACGATATTGACCACAACATGTGCCCTGCTGACAAAGAGGTGTTCAGCTCATTTGCACACGCTCAGGTTTCCATTACCAACGAAATCTACCAGTACCTGGGAGAGCCTGAAACCTTCCTCTTCTGTCCAACTG AGTATTGTGGAACATTCTGCTACCCAAATGTCCCTCAGTCCCCCTACCTCCACACAGTAGGAGAGAAGCTGCTGCCTGGCATTGACGTGCTGTGGACAG gccCCAAGGTGGTGTCCAAAGATATTACAGTAGAGTCTATTGAAGAGGTGTCAAAAATCCTAAGAAGAGCCCCTGTGATCTGGGACAACATTCACGCCAATGATTATGACCAGAAGAGGCTTTTCTTAGGGCCATACAAAGGCCGCTCCACAGAGCTTATTCCCAGGCTCAAGGGAGTCCTCACTAACCCAAACTGCGAGTTTGAGTCCAACTTTATAGCGATCCACACTCTTGCCACCTGGTACAAGTCTAATATGAATGGGGTGCGCAAGGATGTGGTCATGA CGGATGGCGAGGACAGCACAGTGTCCATCCAGATAAAGTTAGAGAATGAGGGCAGTGATGAAGAACTGGAGACAGACATGCTCTACAGCCCACAGCTAGCTCTAAAACTGGCTCTCTCTGAATGGCTAGGGGAATTTTGTGTTCCTCATCAATATAACA gCCGACAGGTGCCTCAGAGTGGTGCCAAAAGCACAGCCATTGATGTGTCATCCAtggctgctccctctctctgctcttccacAACAGTCACAACTGTGTTCCAGCAGCCCATCATGTCTCCATCCATGCCGCCTCTCTGTCTGGATCCACTCTCACACCCCTTGGCAAAAATAcctcaggaggaagaggag gtggaggtggagaagaaAGATTCAGATGAGGAGCCCATGGATATGGTGGTTGAGAAGATGGTGGATGAGCCAGAGGCAGAAGCAGAGGCTGACCCTGAGGAGAAGCACATTGGTCCCATCTTAGCTGACAAGTTGGCTGAGGACCTGAAGCCCATGGATACGGACAAGGAGAGTCTGGCAGAGTCCAAGTCCCCCGAAGAGTCTATCCAGGAGGACTCTGGGAGCGATATCGCCCCGATGCAGACAGACGATCAACTCAAACAG GACGTGTTTGTGCCCGGGCCCAACGAGAAGCCCCTGTTCACAGCAGAGCCCCTCACACTTGAGGACCTGAGCTTGCTGGCAGAGCTCTTCTATCTGCCTTATGAACATGGAAACAAGGCCgtgcagatgttgaaggagTTCAACTGGCTaagagcaaacagcagtgtCGTCAGTGTCAACTGCAAGAGAAAGGAAACTGACAAG GTCGCAGAATGGCAATCAAGGGCAGAGAAGTTTGAGGAAATGTGTACCTCAGTCATCCAGATGTTCACACGGCTGTCCAACTCAGCCAACCGCACCATCCTGTACGACCTGTACCCTTACATCTGGGACATCAAGAGCATCATTTCTATGGTCAAGTCTTTTGTCCAGTGGCTAG GGTGTCGTAGTCAGTCCTCAGCACAATTCCTTAGAGGAGACCAAGAGCCCTGGGCCTTTAGGGGAGGTCTAGCAGGAGAGTTCCAG AGATTGTTGCCAATAGATGGGGCAAACGATCTTTTCTACCAGCCTCCACCTTCAATGCCAACCTCCAAACTTTATTCCATAAGGCCGTACTTTCCCAAAGATGAG GCTGCAGTTTATAAAATCTGCAAAGAAATGTACTGTGAAGGGCTTGAGGATGTCCCCTTTTCAGATGAGGATCCTGACCTAATAGGAGACAG GTTAGTAGGAGGTCTCCTGACTCTGAGTTCAGAGTATGGGTTTGTGCTCGAGGATGATGAAGGGATCTGCGGTTATGCTCTTGGTACCGTGGATGTCAAGCCCTTCATCAAGAAATGCAAGTTGAACTGGATTCCCTTCATGCAAGAGAAATACAACAAACCTGACTGTGAGAAGGACCTCACAGAGGCTGAG AAGATGATGCTGAGTTTccacgaagaggaggagggtctTCCAGACTCTTTCCTCTCCAACTTCCCCTCCCTAATCAAGGTCGATATTCACGCCAAGGTCACTGATCCCAGTGTGGCCAAAAGCATGATGGGGTGTCTTCTATCTTCACTCAAGGCCAACG GGTCCCTTGGTGCATTCTGTAAGGTTCGTCAGACTGATAAGAGAATGTTGGACTTCTATAGTAAGCTGGGATGCTTCGAAGTCGCCAAAATGGAGGGCTTTCCCAAAGATGTCATCATTATGGGACGCAGCCTATGA
- the oga gene encoding protein O-GlcNAcase isoform X3 has translation MVQKEKTLETPPVDGEQSPSPVSGEACAEAPGPVEESGIAVEPTGHRKFISGVVEGFYGRPWTMEQRKELFRRQQKWGLNTYLYAPKDDYKHRMFWRELYSVEEAEQLMTLIAAAKEHGIEFIYAISPGLDITFSNQKEVSALKRKLDQVTHFGCKSFALLFDDIDHNMCPADKEVFSSFAHAQVSITNEIYQYLGEPETFLFCPTEYCGTFCYPNVPQSPYLHTVGEKLLPGIDVLWTGPKVVSKDITVESIEEVSKILRRAPVIWDNIHANDYDQKRLFLGPYKGRSTELIPRLKGVLTNPNCEFESNFIAIHTLATWYKSNMNGVRKDVVMTDGEDSTVSIQIKLENEGSDEELETDMLYSPQLALKLALSEWLGEFCVPHQYNITTVFQQPIMSPSMPPLCLDPLSHPLAKIPQEEEEVEVEKKDSDEEPMDMVVEKMVDEPEAEAEADPEEKHIGPILADKLAEDLKPMDTDKESLAESKSPEESIQEDSGSDIAPMQTDDQLKQDVFVPGPNEKPLFTAEPLTLEDLSLLAELFYLPYEHGNKAVQMLKEFNWLRANSSVVSVNCKRKETDKVAEWQSRAEKFEEMCTSVIQMFTRLSNSANRTILYDLYPYIWDIKSIISMVKSFVQWLDGRIHSTSFYCYWIDSGRWCRSQSSAQFLRGDQEPWAFRGGLAGEFQRLLPIDGANDLFYQPPPSMPTSKLYSIRPYFPKDEAAVYKICKEMYCEGLEDVPFSDEDPDLIGDRLVGGLLTLSSEYGFVLEDDEGICGYALGTVDVKPFIKKCKLNWIPFMQEKYNKPDCEKDLTEAEKMMLSFHEEEEGLPDSFLSNFPSLIKVDIHAKVTDPSVAKSMMGCLLSSLKANGSLGAFCKVRQTDKRMLDFYSKLGCFEVAKMEGFPKDVIIMGRSL, from the exons GCTTCTATGGTCGACCATGGACAATGGAGCAGAGGAAAGAGTTGTTCAGAAG GCAGCAGAAATGGGGACTGAATACATACCTTTATGCACCCAAAGATGACTACAAGCACAGAATGTTCTGGAGAGAGCTGTACTCAGTGGAAGAAGCAG AACAACTCATGACTTTGATTGCTGCTGCTAAGGAGCATGGGATAGAGTTCATCTATGCCATTTCCCCTGGACTGGACATTACCTTCTCCAATCAGAAAGAGGTTTCTGCACTCAAGAGAAAACTCGATCAG GTTACTCACTTTGGCTGCAAGTCATTTGCCTTACTTTTTGACGATATTGACCACAACATGTGCCCTGCTGACAAAGAGGTGTTCAGCTCATTTGCACACGCTCAGGTTTCCATTACCAACGAAATCTACCAGTACCTGGGAGAGCCTGAAACCTTCCTCTTCTGTCCAACTG AGTATTGTGGAACATTCTGCTACCCAAATGTCCCTCAGTCCCCCTACCTCCACACAGTAGGAGAGAAGCTGCTGCCTGGCATTGACGTGCTGTGGACAG gccCCAAGGTGGTGTCCAAAGATATTACAGTAGAGTCTATTGAAGAGGTGTCAAAAATCCTAAGAAGAGCCCCTGTGATCTGGGACAACATTCACGCCAATGATTATGACCAGAAGAGGCTTTTCTTAGGGCCATACAAAGGCCGCTCCACAGAGCTTATTCCCAGGCTCAAGGGAGTCCTCACTAACCCAAACTGCGAGTTTGAGTCCAACTTTATAGCGATCCACACTCTTGCCACCTGGTACAAGTCTAATATGAATGGGGTGCGCAAGGATGTGGTCATGA CGGATGGCGAGGACAGCACAGTGTCCATCCAGATAAAGTTAGAGAATGAGGGCAGTGATGAAGAACTGGAGACAGACATGCTCTACAGCCCACAGCTAGCTCTAAAACTGGCTCTCTCTGAATGGCTAGGGGAATTTTGTGTTCCTCATCAATATAACA TCACAACTGTGTTCCAGCAGCCCATCATGTCTCCATCCATGCCGCCTCTCTGTCTGGATCCACTCTCACACCCCTTGGCAAAAATAcctcaggaggaagaggag gtggaggtggagaagaaAGATTCAGATGAGGAGCCCATGGATATGGTGGTTGAGAAGATGGTGGATGAGCCAGAGGCAGAAGCAGAGGCTGACCCTGAGGAGAAGCACATTGGTCCCATCTTAGCTGACAAGTTGGCTGAGGACCTGAAGCCCATGGATACGGACAAGGAGAGTCTGGCAGAGTCCAAGTCCCCCGAAGAGTCTATCCAGGAGGACTCTGGGAGCGATATCGCCCCGATGCAGACAGACGATCAACTCAAACAG GACGTGTTTGTGCCCGGGCCCAACGAGAAGCCCCTGTTCACAGCAGAGCCCCTCACACTTGAGGACCTGAGCTTGCTGGCAGAGCTCTTCTATCTGCCTTATGAACATGGAAACAAGGCCgtgcagatgttgaaggagTTCAACTGGCTaagagcaaacagcagtgtCGTCAGTGTCAACTGCAAGAGAAAGGAAACTGACAAG GTCGCAGAATGGCAATCAAGGGCAGAGAAGTTTGAGGAAATGTGTACCTCAGTCATCCAGATGTTCACACGGCTGTCCAACTCAGCCAACCGCACCATCCTGTACGACCTGTACCCTTACATCTGGGACATCAAGAGCATCATTTCTATGGTCAAGTCTTTTGTCCAGTGGCTAG ATGGAAGAATCCACAGTACAAGTTTCTACTGCTATTGGATCGACAGTGGCCGAT GGTGTCGTAGTCAGTCCTCAGCACAATTCCTTAGAGGAGACCAAGAGCCCTGGGCCTTTAGGGGAGGTCTAGCAGGAGAGTTCCAG AGATTGTTGCCAATAGATGGGGCAAACGATCTTTTCTACCAGCCTCCACCTTCAATGCCAACCTCCAAACTTTATTCCATAAGGCCGTACTTTCCCAAAGATGAG GCTGCAGTTTATAAAATCTGCAAAGAAATGTACTGTGAAGGGCTTGAGGATGTCCCCTTTTCAGATGAGGATCCTGACCTAATAGGAGACAG GTTAGTAGGAGGTCTCCTGACTCTGAGTTCAGAGTATGGGTTTGTGCTCGAGGATGATGAAGGGATCTGCGGTTATGCTCTTGGTACCGTGGATGTCAAGCCCTTCATCAAGAAATGCAAGTTGAACTGGATTCCCTTCATGCAAGAGAAATACAACAAACCTGACTGTGAGAAGGACCTCACAGAGGCTGAG AAGATGATGCTGAGTTTccacgaagaggaggagggtctTCCAGACTCTTTCCTCTCCAACTTCCCCTCCCTAATCAAGGTCGATATTCACGCCAAGGTCACTGATCCCAGTGTGGCCAAAAGCATGATGGGGTGTCTTCTATCTTCACTCAAGGCCAACG GGTCCCTTGGTGCATTCTGTAAGGTTCGTCAGACTGATAAGAGAATGTTGGACTTCTATAGTAAGCTGGGATGCTTCGAAGTCGCCAAAATGGAGGGCTTTCCCAAAGATGTCATCATTATGGGACGCAGCCTATGA
- the oga gene encoding protein O-GlcNAcase isoform X1, with amino-acid sequence MVQKEKTLETPPVDGEQSPSPVSGEACAEAPGPVEESGIAVEPTGHRKFISGVVEGFYGRPWTMEQRKELFRRQQKWGLNTYLYAPKDDYKHRMFWRELYSVEEAEQLMTLIAAAKEHGIEFIYAISPGLDITFSNQKEVSALKRKLDQVTHFGCKSFALLFDDIDHNMCPADKEVFSSFAHAQVSITNEIYQYLGEPETFLFCPTEYCGTFCYPNVPQSPYLHTVGEKLLPGIDVLWTGPKVVSKDITVESIEEVSKILRRAPVIWDNIHANDYDQKRLFLGPYKGRSTELIPRLKGVLTNPNCEFESNFIAIHTLATWYKSNMNGVRKDVVMTDGEDSTVSIQIKLENEGSDEELETDMLYSPQLALKLALSEWLGEFCVPHQYNSRQVPQSGAKSTAIDVSSMAAPSLCSSTTVTTVFQQPIMSPSMPPLCLDPLSHPLAKIPQEEEEVEVEKKDSDEEPMDMVVEKMVDEPEAEAEADPEEKHIGPILADKLAEDLKPMDTDKESLAESKSPEESIQEDSGSDIAPMQTDDQLKQDVFVPGPNEKPLFTAEPLTLEDLSLLAELFYLPYEHGNKAVQMLKEFNWLRANSSVVSVNCKRKETDKVAEWQSRAEKFEEMCTSVIQMFTRLSNSANRTILYDLYPYIWDIKSIISMVKSFVQWLDGRIHSTSFYCYWIDSGRWCRSQSSAQFLRGDQEPWAFRGGLAGEFQRLLPIDGANDLFYQPPPSMPTSKLYSIRPYFPKDEAAVYKICKEMYCEGLEDVPFSDEDPDLIGDRLVGGLLTLSSEYGFVLEDDEGICGYALGTVDVKPFIKKCKLNWIPFMQEKYNKPDCEKDLTEAEKMMLSFHEEEEGLPDSFLSNFPSLIKVDIHAKVTDPSVAKSMMGCLLSSLKANGSLGAFCKVRQTDKRMLDFYSKLGCFEVAKMEGFPKDVIIMGRSL; translated from the exons GCTTCTATGGTCGACCATGGACAATGGAGCAGAGGAAAGAGTTGTTCAGAAG GCAGCAGAAATGGGGACTGAATACATACCTTTATGCACCCAAAGATGACTACAAGCACAGAATGTTCTGGAGAGAGCTGTACTCAGTGGAAGAAGCAG AACAACTCATGACTTTGATTGCTGCTGCTAAGGAGCATGGGATAGAGTTCATCTATGCCATTTCCCCTGGACTGGACATTACCTTCTCCAATCAGAAAGAGGTTTCTGCACTCAAGAGAAAACTCGATCAG GTTACTCACTTTGGCTGCAAGTCATTTGCCTTACTTTTTGACGATATTGACCACAACATGTGCCCTGCTGACAAAGAGGTGTTCAGCTCATTTGCACACGCTCAGGTTTCCATTACCAACGAAATCTACCAGTACCTGGGAGAGCCTGAAACCTTCCTCTTCTGTCCAACTG AGTATTGTGGAACATTCTGCTACCCAAATGTCCCTCAGTCCCCCTACCTCCACACAGTAGGAGAGAAGCTGCTGCCTGGCATTGACGTGCTGTGGACAG gccCCAAGGTGGTGTCCAAAGATATTACAGTAGAGTCTATTGAAGAGGTGTCAAAAATCCTAAGAAGAGCCCCTGTGATCTGGGACAACATTCACGCCAATGATTATGACCAGAAGAGGCTTTTCTTAGGGCCATACAAAGGCCGCTCCACAGAGCTTATTCCCAGGCTCAAGGGAGTCCTCACTAACCCAAACTGCGAGTTTGAGTCCAACTTTATAGCGATCCACACTCTTGCCACCTGGTACAAGTCTAATATGAATGGGGTGCGCAAGGATGTGGTCATGA CGGATGGCGAGGACAGCACAGTGTCCATCCAGATAAAGTTAGAGAATGAGGGCAGTGATGAAGAACTGGAGACAGACATGCTCTACAGCCCACAGCTAGCTCTAAAACTGGCTCTCTCTGAATGGCTAGGGGAATTTTGTGTTCCTCATCAATATAACA gCCGACAGGTGCCTCAGAGTGGTGCCAAAAGCACAGCCATTGATGTGTCATCCAtggctgctccctctctctgctcttccacAACAGTCACAACTGTGTTCCAGCAGCCCATCATGTCTCCATCCATGCCGCCTCTCTGTCTGGATCCACTCTCACACCCCTTGGCAAAAATAcctcaggaggaagaggag gtggaggtggagaagaaAGATTCAGATGAGGAGCCCATGGATATGGTGGTTGAGAAGATGGTGGATGAGCCAGAGGCAGAAGCAGAGGCTGACCCTGAGGAGAAGCACATTGGTCCCATCTTAGCTGACAAGTTGGCTGAGGACCTGAAGCCCATGGATACGGACAAGGAGAGTCTGGCAGAGTCCAAGTCCCCCGAAGAGTCTATCCAGGAGGACTCTGGGAGCGATATCGCCCCGATGCAGACAGACGATCAACTCAAACAG GACGTGTTTGTGCCCGGGCCCAACGAGAAGCCCCTGTTCACAGCAGAGCCCCTCACACTTGAGGACCTGAGCTTGCTGGCAGAGCTCTTCTATCTGCCTTATGAACATGGAAACAAGGCCgtgcagatgttgaaggagTTCAACTGGCTaagagcaaacagcagtgtCGTCAGTGTCAACTGCAAGAGAAAGGAAACTGACAAG GTCGCAGAATGGCAATCAAGGGCAGAGAAGTTTGAGGAAATGTGTACCTCAGTCATCCAGATGTTCACACGGCTGTCCAACTCAGCCAACCGCACCATCCTGTACGACCTGTACCCTTACATCTGGGACATCAAGAGCATCATTTCTATGGTCAAGTCTTTTGTCCAGTGGCTAG ATGGAAGAATCCACAGTACAAGTTTCTACTGCTATTGGATCGACAGTGGCCGAT GGTGTCGTAGTCAGTCCTCAGCACAATTCCTTAGAGGAGACCAAGAGCCCTGGGCCTTTAGGGGAGGTCTAGCAGGAGAGTTCCAG AGATTGTTGCCAATAGATGGGGCAAACGATCTTTTCTACCAGCCTCCACCTTCAATGCCAACCTCCAAACTTTATTCCATAAGGCCGTACTTTCCCAAAGATGAG GCTGCAGTTTATAAAATCTGCAAAGAAATGTACTGTGAAGGGCTTGAGGATGTCCCCTTTTCAGATGAGGATCCTGACCTAATAGGAGACAG GTTAGTAGGAGGTCTCCTGACTCTGAGTTCAGAGTATGGGTTTGTGCTCGAGGATGATGAAGGGATCTGCGGTTATGCTCTTGGTACCGTGGATGTCAAGCCCTTCATCAAGAAATGCAAGTTGAACTGGATTCCCTTCATGCAAGAGAAATACAACAAACCTGACTGTGAGAAGGACCTCACAGAGGCTGAG AAGATGATGCTGAGTTTccacgaagaggaggagggtctTCCAGACTCTTTCCTCTCCAACTTCCCCTCCCTAATCAAGGTCGATATTCACGCCAAGGTCACTGATCCCAGTGTGGCCAAAAGCATGATGGGGTGTCTTCTATCTTCACTCAAGGCCAACG GGTCCCTTGGTGCATTCTGTAAGGTTCGTCAGACTGATAAGAGAATGTTGGACTTCTATAGTAAGCTGGGATGCTTCGAAGTCGCCAAAATGGAGGGCTTTCCCAAAGATGTCATCATTATGGGACGCAGCCTATGA
- the oga gene encoding protein O-GlcNAcase isoform X4, whose protein sequence is MVQKEKTLETPPVDGEQSPSPVSGEACAEAPGPVEESGIAVEPTGHRKFISGVVEGFYGRPWTMEQRKELFRRQQKWGLNTYLYAPKDDYKHRMFWRELYSVEEAEQLMTLIAAAKEHGIEFIYAISPGLDITFSNQKEVSALKRKLDQVTHFGCKSFALLFDDIDHNMCPADKEVFSSFAHAQVSITNEIYQYLGEPETFLFCPTEYCGTFCYPNVPQSPYLHTVGEKLLPGIDVLWTGPKVVSKDITVESIEEVSKILRRAPVIWDNIHANDYDQKRLFLGPYKGRSTELIPRLKGVLTNPNCEFESNFIAIHTLATWYKSNMNGVRKDVVMTDGEDSTVSIQIKLENEGSDEELETDMLYSPQLALKLALSEWLGEFCVPHQYNITTVFQQPIMSPSMPPLCLDPLSHPLAKIPQEEEEVEVEKKDSDEEPMDMVVEKMVDEPEAEAEADPEEKHIGPILADKLAEDLKPMDTDKESLAESKSPEESIQEDSGSDIAPMQTDDQLKQDVFVPGPNEKPLFTAEPLTLEDLSLLAELFYLPYEHGNKAVQMLKEFNWLRANSSVVSVNCKRKETDKVAEWQSRAEKFEEMCTSVIQMFTRLSNSANRTILYDLYPYIWDIKSIISMVKSFVQWLGCRSQSSAQFLRGDQEPWAFRGGLAGEFQRLLPIDGANDLFYQPPPSMPTSKLYSIRPYFPKDEAAVYKICKEMYCEGLEDVPFSDEDPDLIGDRLVGGLLTLSSEYGFVLEDDEGICGYALGTVDVKPFIKKCKLNWIPFMQEKYNKPDCEKDLTEAEKMMLSFHEEEEGLPDSFLSNFPSLIKVDIHAKVTDPSVAKSMMGCLLSSLKANGSLGAFCKVRQTDKRMLDFYSKLGCFEVAKMEGFPKDVIIMGRSL, encoded by the exons GCTTCTATGGTCGACCATGGACAATGGAGCAGAGGAAAGAGTTGTTCAGAAG GCAGCAGAAATGGGGACTGAATACATACCTTTATGCACCCAAAGATGACTACAAGCACAGAATGTTCTGGAGAGAGCTGTACTCAGTGGAAGAAGCAG AACAACTCATGACTTTGATTGCTGCTGCTAAGGAGCATGGGATAGAGTTCATCTATGCCATTTCCCCTGGACTGGACATTACCTTCTCCAATCAGAAAGAGGTTTCTGCACTCAAGAGAAAACTCGATCAG GTTACTCACTTTGGCTGCAAGTCATTTGCCTTACTTTTTGACGATATTGACCACAACATGTGCCCTGCTGACAAAGAGGTGTTCAGCTCATTTGCACACGCTCAGGTTTCCATTACCAACGAAATCTACCAGTACCTGGGAGAGCCTGAAACCTTCCTCTTCTGTCCAACTG AGTATTGTGGAACATTCTGCTACCCAAATGTCCCTCAGTCCCCCTACCTCCACACAGTAGGAGAGAAGCTGCTGCCTGGCATTGACGTGCTGTGGACAG gccCCAAGGTGGTGTCCAAAGATATTACAGTAGAGTCTATTGAAGAGGTGTCAAAAATCCTAAGAAGAGCCCCTGTGATCTGGGACAACATTCACGCCAATGATTATGACCAGAAGAGGCTTTTCTTAGGGCCATACAAAGGCCGCTCCACAGAGCTTATTCCCAGGCTCAAGGGAGTCCTCACTAACCCAAACTGCGAGTTTGAGTCCAACTTTATAGCGATCCACACTCTTGCCACCTGGTACAAGTCTAATATGAATGGGGTGCGCAAGGATGTGGTCATGA CGGATGGCGAGGACAGCACAGTGTCCATCCAGATAAAGTTAGAGAATGAGGGCAGTGATGAAGAACTGGAGACAGACATGCTCTACAGCCCACAGCTAGCTCTAAAACTGGCTCTCTCTGAATGGCTAGGGGAATTTTGTGTTCCTCATCAATATAACA TCACAACTGTGTTCCAGCAGCCCATCATGTCTCCATCCATGCCGCCTCTCTGTCTGGATCCACTCTCACACCCCTTGGCAAAAATAcctcaggaggaagaggag gtggaggtggagaagaaAGATTCAGATGAGGAGCCCATGGATATGGTGGTTGAGAAGATGGTGGATGAGCCAGAGGCAGAAGCAGAGGCTGACCCTGAGGAGAAGCACATTGGTCCCATCTTAGCTGACAAGTTGGCTGAGGACCTGAAGCCCATGGATACGGACAAGGAGAGTCTGGCAGAGTCCAAGTCCCCCGAAGAGTCTATCCAGGAGGACTCTGGGAGCGATATCGCCCCGATGCAGACAGACGATCAACTCAAACAG GACGTGTTTGTGCCCGGGCCCAACGAGAAGCCCCTGTTCACAGCAGAGCCCCTCACACTTGAGGACCTGAGCTTGCTGGCAGAGCTCTTCTATCTGCCTTATGAACATGGAAACAAGGCCgtgcagatgttgaaggagTTCAACTGGCTaagagcaaacagcagtgtCGTCAGTGTCAACTGCAAGAGAAAGGAAACTGACAAG GTCGCAGAATGGCAATCAAGGGCAGAGAAGTTTGAGGAAATGTGTACCTCAGTCATCCAGATGTTCACACGGCTGTCCAACTCAGCCAACCGCACCATCCTGTACGACCTGTACCCTTACATCTGGGACATCAAGAGCATCATTTCTATGGTCAAGTCTTTTGTCCAGTGGCTAG GGTGTCGTAGTCAGTCCTCAGCACAATTCCTTAGAGGAGACCAAGAGCCCTGGGCCTTTAGGGGAGGTCTAGCAGGAGAGTTCCAG AGATTGTTGCCAATAGATGGGGCAAACGATCTTTTCTACCAGCCTCCACCTTCAATGCCAACCTCCAAACTTTATTCCATAAGGCCGTACTTTCCCAAAGATGAG GCTGCAGTTTATAAAATCTGCAAAGAAATGTACTGTGAAGGGCTTGAGGATGTCCCCTTTTCAGATGAGGATCCTGACCTAATAGGAGACAG GTTAGTAGGAGGTCTCCTGACTCTGAGTTCAGAGTATGGGTTTGTGCTCGAGGATGATGAAGGGATCTGCGGTTATGCTCTTGGTACCGTGGATGTCAAGCCCTTCATCAAGAAATGCAAGTTGAACTGGATTCCCTTCATGCAAGAGAAATACAACAAACCTGACTGTGAGAAGGACCTCACAGAGGCTGAG AAGATGATGCTGAGTTTccacgaagaggaggagggtctTCCAGACTCTTTCCTCTCCAACTTCCCCTCCCTAATCAAGGTCGATATTCACGCCAAGGTCACTGATCCCAGTGTGGCCAAAAGCATGATGGGGTGTCTTCTATCTTCACTCAAGGCCAACG GGTCCCTTGGTGCATTCTGTAAGGTTCGTCAGACTGATAAGAGAATGTTGGACTTCTATAGTAAGCTGGGATGCTTCGAAGTCGCCAAAATGGAGGGCTTTCCCAAAGATGTCATCATTATGGGACGCAGCCTATGA